In Gammaproteobacteria bacterium, one genomic interval encodes:
- a CDS encoding DUF502 domain-containing protein, protein MLNFMRNYLVSGLLVWIPILVTVFVIKFLVDLLSKSLLLLPPPLQPDVIFGFHVPGIGVILTLVIIFLTGMFAANLVGRRLMDIGDAFVGRIPLVRTIYAGVKQVTQTLFTPGGDSFRKVLLVEFPCAGVWSIAFQTGQGSKDVENVLNQEPMVTYFIPTTPNPTSGFLMMAPRSRVIELDMSVDQALKFVISLGVVQPENSASPNNKITMPY, encoded by the coding sequence ATGCTCAATTTTATGCGCAACTATTTGGTTTCCGGATTGTTGGTTTGGATCCCTATTCTAGTTACCGTTTTTGTTATTAAATTCTTAGTTGATTTACTCAGTAAATCCCTTTTACTTTTACCGCCACCTTTGCAACCTGATGTAATTTTTGGGTTTCATGTTCCTGGCATTGGCGTTATTTTAACGCTTGTCATTATTTTCTTAACTGGCATGTTCGCTGCAAATTTAGTGGGCAGACGATTGATGGATATTGGTGATGCTTTTGTCGGTCGTATTCCCTTAGTAAGAACTATTTATGCAGGCGTTAAACAAGTCACGCAAACGCTTTTCACCCCGGGTGGTGATTCTTTCCGAAAAGTCTTACTCGTAGAATTTCCCTGCGCAGGCGTTTGGAGTATTGCCTTTCAAACCGGGCAAGGCTCCAAGGATGTTGAAAATGTACTCAATCAAGAACCCATGGTGACTTATTTTATTCCAACGACACCTAATCCAACCTCAGGGTTTTTAATGATGGCCCCGCGTAGTCGTGTCATAGAGCTGGATATGAGTGTCGATCAAGCGTTAAAATTCGTTATCTCTTTGGGCGTGGTGCAGCCAGAAAATAGTGCTTCCCCAAATAATAAAATAACGATGCCCTATTAA
- the aspS gene encoding aspartate--tRNA ligase, whose product MRSHYCGDITTELLGQTVKLAGWVHRRRDHGGVIFIDLRDREGIVQVVIAPGEKEAFAHAETVRSEFVIQIEGLVRPRPEGTVNANLRTGAVEVAATSLTILNKSLPLPFPIDEYHDVGEETRLHYRYLDIRRPEMLERLKMRAKIARYLRNYLDNQGFMDVETPFLTRATPEGARDYLVPSRTKPGSFFALPQSPQQFKQLLMMSGIDRYYQIVKCFRDEDLRADRQPEFTQLDIETSFLDEQEIQSIMEDMIRGLFATVLNVALPNPFPRITYQEAMRRFGSDKPDLRIPLELIDIADLLKAVEFKVFAEPANDPNSRVVALRVPGGAKLSRKEIDDYTKYISIFGARGLAYIKINAEGKEGLQSPIIKFLGDEVTAAIVERTQAKVGDLIFFGADKAHTVNEALGALRVKLGQDLKLVEDAYRIVWVTDFPMFEKGEGRWYACHHPFTAPKVTNVEELLQQDPTTLLSRAYDMTLNGSEIGGGSIRINSSEMQKAVFKLLSIDDEEAEEKFGHLLKAMRLGCPPHGGIAFGLDRLVMIMTGAASIRDVIAFPKTQTASCPLMDAPSTVDAAQLIELGIRIVKVKDKE is encoded by the coding sequence ATGCGTAGTCACTATTGTGGCGACATTACGACTGAATTACTTGGCCAAACTGTCAAATTAGCAGGGTGGGTTCATCGAAGACGCGATCACGGTGGTGTTATTTTTATCGACTTGCGCGACCGGGAAGGTATTGTGCAAGTCGTAATTGCACCCGGCGAAAAAGAAGCTTTTGCACACGCAGAAACGGTACGGAGCGAATTTGTTATTCAGATTGAAGGCTTGGTGCGTCCTCGTCCTGAAGGAACGGTTAATGCCAATTTGCGGACGGGTGCGGTTGAAGTCGCAGCTACCTCACTCACCATCCTCAATAAATCTTTACCCTTACCCTTTCCCATTGATGAGTATCATGATGTCGGCGAAGAAACTCGCTTGCATTATCGTTACTTAGATATCCGTCGACCCGAAATGCTTGAACGGTTAAAAATGCGCGCCAAAATTGCGCGTTATTTGCGAAATTATTTAGATAATCAAGGCTTCATGGATGTTGAAACGCCCTTTTTAACTCGCGCTACACCTGAAGGAGCACGTGACTATTTAGTACCAAGTCGCACTAAACCCGGTAGTTTTTTTGCATTACCGCAATCGCCCCAACAATTCAAACAATTATTAATGATGTCTGGCATTGATCGATATTATCAAATCGTTAAATGTTTTCGTGATGAAGATTTACGTGCGGATCGACAACCTGAATTTACGCAACTTGATATAGAAACTTCATTCCTTGACGAGCAGGAAATTCAATCGATTATGGAAGACATGATTCGCGGTTTATTTGCAACCGTACTGAATGTCGCGCTTCCTAATCCTTTCCCTAGGATTACCTATCAGGAAGCCATGCGTCGTTTTGGCTCAGATAAGCCAGACTTACGTATTCCTTTAGAATTAATCGATATTGCAGATTTGCTAAAAGCTGTGGAGTTTAAAGTTTTTGCTGAACCTGCGAATGATCCAAACAGCCGTGTTGTTGCTTTACGGGTTCCGGGGGGTGCTAAACTTTCACGGAAAGAAATTGATGATTACACGAAATACATTAGCATTTTTGGCGCGCGGGGACTTGCTTACATCAAAATTAATGCTGAAGGGAAGGAAGGCTTACAATCGCCAATCATCAAATTCTTAGGGGATGAGGTAACGGCAGCTATTGTTGAACGCACGCAAGCGAAAGTGGGCGATCTGATCTTCTTTGGCGCTGATAAAGCGCATACCGTGAATGAAGCTTTAGGTGCTTTGCGCGTTAAGCTTGGCCAGGATTTAAAGTTGGTGGAAGACGCTTACCGTATTGTTTGGGTTACTGACTTCCCAATGTTTGAAAAAGGTGAGGGTCGTTGGTATGCATGTCATCATCCGTTCACCGCACCCAAAGTGACAAATGTTGAAGAGTTATTGCAACAAGATCCAACTACGCTACTTTCTCGTGCTTATGACATGACCCTTAATGGAAGTGAAATTGGGGGAGGATCAATTCGGATCAATTCCTCTGAAATGCAAAAAGCAGTCTTTAAATTATTGAGTATTGATGACGAAGAAGCTGAAGAAAAGTTTGGGCATTTGCTAAAAGCAATGCGGTTAGGCTGTCCGCCGCATGGGGGCATTGCGTTTGGCTTAGATCGATTAGTGATGATTATGACAGGTGCCGCCTCCATTCGAGATGTAATCGCTTTTCCAAAAACGCAAACCGCAAGCTGTCCTTTAATGGATGCGCCCTCAACGGTCGATGCAGCGCAGCTGATTGAGCTTGGTATACGCATTGTTAAAGTAAAAGATAAAGAATAG
- a CDS encoding YebC/PmpR family DNA-binding transcriptional regulator, with protein MAGHSKWANIKRHKAKQDAKRGKLYTKLIREVTVSAKISSDPDSNPRLRAALDKAQLANMTKDVIDRAVKRGAGGMEGETVEEIRYEGYGPGGIAVMVDCMTNNRNRTVADVRHAFTKNDGNLGTNGSVAYLFKKLGQLSFEPQQHEEQFLEFALDAGADDILLNDDKSIEVLTTPEDFITIRDKLVHAGFKPKDAEVTMLAEINVPIADKEIAEKVVNLIDALEDLDDVQLVYTNADIASDVLEQM; from the coding sequence ATGGCAGGACATAGTAAGTGGGCTAATATTAAAAGGCATAAAGCCAAACAAGATGCTAAACGCGGTAAACTCTATACCAAGCTTATTCGTGAGGTAACGGTTTCTGCTAAAATTAGTAGCGATCCCGATTCAAACCCACGCTTGCGCGCAGCGCTTGATAAAGCTCAACTCGCGAACATGACTAAAGATGTCATTGATCGTGCAGTGAAGCGGGGAGCAGGCGGCATGGAAGGTGAAACCGTAGAAGAAATTCGTTACGAAGGATATGGACCAGGTGGCATTGCAGTGATGGTTGACTGTATGACCAATAATCGTAATCGCACGGTCGCTGATGTGCGGCATGCTTTCACAAAAAATGATGGTAACCTTGGCACCAATGGTTCTGTTGCTTATCTTTTCAAAAAATTAGGTCAACTTTCTTTTGAACCGCAACAACACGAAGAGCAATTCTTGGAGTTTGCGCTCGATGCAGGGGCCGATGATATTCTCCTTAATGATGATAAAAGTATTGAGGTTCTGACGACACCTGAAGATTTTATTACGATCCGTGATAAATTAGTTCACGCCGGTTTTAAACCAAAAGATGCAGAAGTCACGATGCTTGCTGAAATCAATGTACCGATTGCGGATAAAGAAATTGCTGAGAAGGTCGTTAATTTGATTGATGCATTGGAAGATTTAGATGACGTGCAGTTAGTTTATACCAATGCTGATATTGCTTCTGACGTATTAGAGCAGATGTAG
- the ruvC gene encoding crossover junction endodeoxyribonuclease RuvC, with translation MTVIIGVDPGSRRTGYGVIRIEGNRHIYLTSGHLEVASLPLQERLQQIFLGLRNVISAYQPHEGAIEQIFMNENPSSALKLGQARGAAIVALDMPMAEYSARQIKKSVVGHGAATKDQVQFMVQRLLNLSTKLTSDAADALAVALCHAHVRTLKKLGVAF, from the coding sequence ATGACAGTGATCATTGGAGTGGATCCAGGATCGCGCCGAACGGGTTATGGCGTTATTCGTATAGAAGGCAATCGTCACATTTATCTCACGAGTGGTCATTTAGAAGTAGCCTCTTTACCGCTGCAAGAACGTTTGCAACAAATCTTTTTGGGTTTGCGAAATGTCATCTCAGCTTATCAACCGCATGAAGGTGCAATTGAACAAATATTTATGAATGAAAATCCCAGCTCAGCGCTTAAGTTAGGTCAAGCACGGGGGGCTGCAATTGTCGCACTTGATATGCCAATGGCCGAATATTCTGCGCGGCAGATTAAAAAATCAGTAGTAGGGCATGGTGCTGCCACTAAAGACCAAGTACAGTTTATGGTCCAACGGTTATTAAACTTATCCACAAAATTGACGAGTGATGCAGCGGATGCGCTTGCTGTTGCGCTTTGTCACGCGCATGTTCGGACATTAAAAAAGTTGGGCGTTGCTTTCTGA
- the ruvA gene encoding Holliday junction branch migration protein RuvA, with protein sequence MIGLIRGIILEKQPPQLIVDVQGLGYEVDAPMSTFYHLPDVGTEVTLYTHFVVREDAHLLFGFYTQDERVLFRTLLKVNGVGPRLALAILSSITSDEFVRMVLNNDSGSLVKLPGVGKKTAERLIIEMRDKLSNWYQAENKALPLDALTPTNTRHSILQDAISALVSLGYKQQEANRTVTKVDNGYAASEELIRLALREIM encoded by the coding sequence ATGATTGGATTGATTCGCGGCATTATACTTGAGAAGCAACCCCCTCAATTAATTGTTGATGTGCAAGGGTTGGGCTATGAAGTTGATGCCCCCATGAGTACCTTTTATCATCTTCCGGATGTCGGTACTGAAGTCACGCTCTATACGCATTTTGTGGTACGCGAAGATGCGCATCTCTTATTTGGATTTTATACGCAAGATGAGCGTGTTTTATTTCGGACTTTGCTTAAAGTAAATGGTGTGGGGCCGCGACTTGCTCTTGCTATCCTATCCAGCATTACCTCGGATGAGTTTGTGCGGATGGTTTTAAATAATGATTCAGGTAGTTTAGTTAAACTCCCTGGCGTTGGAAAAAAAACTGCAGAACGTTTAATCATTGAAATGCGCGATAAACTTTCCAATTGGTATCAAGCTGAAAATAAAGCGCTCCCCTTAGATGCACTCACACCTACAAACACGCGACATTCTATTTTGCAAGATGCGATTTCTGCGCTGGTTTCTTTAGGCTATAAGCAACAAGAAGCAAATCGCACCGTTACAAAAGTGGATAATGGCTATGCAGCAAGCGAAGAACTCATTCGCTTAGCGTTGAGGGAGATCATGTAA
- the ruvB gene encoding Holliday junction branch migration DNA helicase RuvB: protein MMQTDRITAPELEQEKTDPIDRALRPKYLKDYIGQQSVREQMDIFVRATKGRGEALDHVLIFGPPGLGKTTLANIIATELAVNIKQTSGPVLERPGDVAALLTNLQSGDVLFIDEIHRLSPVVEEVLYPAMEDYQIDILIGEGPSARSIKLDLPPFTLIGATTRAGLLTSPLRDRFGIVARLEFYQVSDLTQIVMRSAFILNVPLDQEGAAEIARRARGTPRIANRLLRRVRDYAEVKAAGEVKPETVKLALDFLKVDHQGFDLMDQKLLLALMEKFDGGPVGLESLAAFINEEKGTIEDVIEPFLIQQGFMLRTSRGRVATKYAYHHFGLKAPERLEPAPHLNLFEGID from the coding sequence ATGATGCAAACCGATCGTATTACCGCACCTGAACTTGAGCAAGAAAAGACAGATCCGATCGACCGCGCACTTCGTCCTAAGTATTTGAAAGATTACATCGGCCAGCAATCAGTTCGAGAGCAAATGGATATATTCGTGCGGGCAACCAAAGGCCGAGGTGAAGCATTAGACCATGTTTTAATTTTTGGACCACCTGGATTGGGGAAAACGACTCTAGCAAATATTATTGCAACAGAACTTGCTGTGAATATTAAACAAACCTCAGGTCCAGTTCTTGAACGACCGGGGGATGTCGCTGCGTTATTAACAAACCTGCAATCCGGTGACGTTTTATTTATCGATGAAATTCATCGCTTAAGTCCAGTAGTCGAAGAAGTCCTTTATCCCGCGATGGAGGATTATCAAATTGATATCTTAATTGGAGAAGGGCCCTCTGCACGGTCGATTAAATTAGATCTTCCCCCTTTTACATTAATTGGTGCAACCACGCGTGCCGGCCTTTTGACTTCCCCTTTGCGTGATCGTTTCGGTATTGTGGCACGGCTTGAATTTTATCAAGTGAGTGATTTGACACAAATTGTGATGCGCTCAGCATTTATCTTGAATGTGCCACTTGATCAAGAGGGTGCGGCAGAAATCGCTCGTCGAGCGCGAGGTACGCCTCGAATTGCCAATCGGTTACTACGTCGCGTAAGGGATTATGCCGAAGTCAAAGCGGCGGGCGAAGTAAAGCCCGAAACGGTGAAACTCGCTTTAGATTTTCTTAAAGTGGATCATCAAGGTTTTGATTTAATGGATCAAAAGTTATTGCTCGCTTTAATGGAAAAGTTTGATGGGGGTCCAGTTGGTTTAGAAAGTTTAGCCGCCTTCATCAATGAAGAAAAAGGTACCATTGAAGATGTTATTGAGCCTTTTTTAATCCAACAGGGTTTCATGTTGAGAACATCACGGGGTCGTGTCGCCACTAAATATGCTTATCATCACTTTGGTCTAAAAGCGCCTGAGCGCCTTGAGCCCGCACCTCATTTAAATTTATTTGAAGGCATTGATTAA
- the tolQ gene encoding protein TolQ, which translates to MNYDASLLNYFLHASLVVKCVMVILLTASVFSWSFILQRFFYFRRMKRQVKKFEQSFWTGEDLARLYAQTKHQEILSGIEVIFRAGFKEFQRIQMRAHTSLNLMIENTKRAMHVALIREQDKMETHLPFLAIVASTSPYIGLFGTVWGIMQAFRALANVSQATIAMVAPGIAEALIATALGLFAAIPAVIAYNRFLTEIGGLMNRYEGFQEELVNVLVRHSKDEDRGFAAQPSHPREVDYTEPKKHAYVPPHYQADEAMDLLETTVE; encoded by the coding sequence GTGAATTATGACGCTTCTTTATTAAATTATTTTTTACACGCAAGCCTCGTGGTGAAGTGCGTTATGGTGATTTTACTAACTGCTTCTGTCTTTTCATGGTCTTTTATCCTGCAGCGTTTTTTTTATTTCCGAAGAATGAAGCGTCAAGTAAAAAAGTTTGAACAATCTTTTTGGACAGGCGAAGATTTAGCGCGCTTATATGCTCAAACGAAACATCAAGAAATTTTATCTGGCATTGAAGTTATTTTTCGCGCGGGCTTTAAAGAGTTTCAGCGAATCCAAATGCGCGCCCACACCAGTCTTAATTTAATGATTGAGAATACAAAACGAGCCATGCATGTTGCCCTGATACGCGAACAAGACAAAATGGAAACGCATTTGCCCTTTTTAGCCATTGTCGCATCAACCAGCCCTTACATCGGTTTATTCGGCACAGTGTGGGGTATTATGCAAGCTTTCAGAGCACTTGCAAATGTTTCCCAAGCAACGATTGCGATGGTTGCGCCGGGTATTGCCGAAGCATTAATTGCAACGGCATTAGGTCTATTTGCAGCCATTCCTGCAGTGATTGCCTACAACCGATTTTTAACTGAAATTGGTGGATTGATGAATCGGTATGAAGGCTTTCAAGAAGAGTTAGTGAATGTACTGGTACGTCATTCTAAAGATGAAGATCGAGGGTTCGCCGCACAACCAAGCCACCCGAGGGAAGTTGATTATACCGAACCAAAAAAGCATGCTTATGTGCCGCCGCACTATCAAGCTGATGAAGCCATGGATTTACTCGAAACAACTGTGGAGTAA
- the tolR gene encoding protein TolR — protein MSHLHQPGTRRPMAEINVVPFIDVMLVLLVIFMITTPLLTQGVKVNLPKTAAKSIVDQQKEPLIVTVDSGGNFYFNLAEKPEQAIPPQTLSHLVTTLLPAEGEQERAVLVRGDQNVNYGKVMEAMALLQKAGAKSVGLITEPQQPNSSKIG, from the coding sequence ATGTCGCATTTGCATCAACCCGGAACGAGACGACCCATGGCTGAAATTAATGTCGTACCGTTTATTGATGTCATGCTAGTGTTGTTAGTGATTTTCATGATAACAACGCCTTTATTGACGCAAGGGGTTAAAGTCAATTTACCTAAAACTGCGGCAAAATCGATTGTGGATCAGCAAAAAGAGCCTTTGATTGTAACAGTTGATTCCGGCGGAAATTTTTATTTCAATTTAGCTGAAAAACCTGAACAAGCAATTCCCCCTCAAACTTTGTCCCACTTAGTTACAACTTTATTACCTGCAGAGGGTGAGCAAGAGCGAGCAGTATTAGTTCGTGGTGATCAAAATGTAAATTATGGCAAAGTGATGGAGGCAATGGCTTTACTGCAAAAAGCCGGCGCTAAAAGTGTCGGTTTGATTACTGAACCGCAACAACCTAATTCATCCAAAATAGGTTGA
- the tolA gene encoding cell envelope integrity protein TolA: MAKFRHVLVSLVLHVGILSIFVLSFELATLPPVLENSNHPPVINAVILGETPKSKILPQETPPLEITENAVKPIVPPPLKIIAKEIPPAEKPKPKLMTPPDTIALKKSEKKPEKKQVDKKIAIKKFAENLAQDLLTEIKKQPDKKELAKKQFEKTLREQAEKSLRQNLLDEKLKLQAKENKQSAGVVNKYKMLILQAISEKWLIPEGTNKKLSCELLIRLTKNGAVLEVKLVKSSGNPALDYSARAAVLKASPLPVPTREADFSAFQEFALKVKPEDIRQQM, encoded by the coding sequence ATGGCGAAGTTCCGTCATGTTCTAGTTTCATTAGTGCTCCATGTGGGAATTTTGTCGATTTTTGTTTTAAGTTTTGAACTGGCGACCCTTCCTCCGGTTTTGGAAAACAGTAATCATCCACCTGTTATTAATGCTGTTATTTTGGGTGAAACTCCTAAAAGTAAAATTTTACCTCAGGAAACACCGCCTCTTGAGATCACAGAAAATGCAGTCAAACCTATTGTACCGCCACCATTAAAAATTATAGCGAAGGAAATACCGCCGGCTGAAAAACCTAAACCAAAATTAATGACCCCACCTGATACTATTGCCTTAAAAAAGTCAGAAAAAAAGCCAGAAAAAAAACAAGTTGATAAAAAAATAGCGATAAAAAAATTTGCTGAAAATCTGGCGCAGGACTTATTAACTGAAATTAAAAAGCAGCCGGACAAAAAAGAGTTAGCAAAAAAACAATTTGAAAAAACATTACGTGAACAAGCGGAAAAATCCCTACGGCAAAATTTATTAGATGAAAAATTAAAATTACAAGCTAAGGAAAATAAACAATCAGCGGGCGTGGTGAATAAGTATAAAATGCTAATCCTCCAAGCTATTAGTGAAAAATGGTTAATTCCAGAGGGGACTAATAAAAAGCTATCGTGTGAATTGCTGATTCGCTTAACCAAGAATGGTGCAGTCTTAGAAGTTAAACTGGTTAAGAGTAGTGGTAACCCAGCCCTTGATTATTCAGCGCGAGCTGCTGTATTAAAAGCATCTCCTTTACCCGTTCCGACGCGCGAAGCTGATTTTTCTGCGTTTCAAGAATTTGCATTGAAGGTCAAGCCTGAAGATATAAGACAGCAGATGTGA
- a CDS encoding EAL domain-containing protein, with the protein MGVLFFILIGGGLVAYLIYDFIRNTQYIISLKKSVESHQADIVKLQTALQEKQIESNTLKTRLNHTFEDSVTKLLGWQLFEDRLQQGIKESERYHFTMGMVFVDIDQFKIINDALSYEVGDALLRQVAERLQDSIRQVDSIARFAKDTFAILLAQLNKPETAVVVAQRILQSLKAPFYIMGHELYITVGVGIAIYPTDGQDAPALLRSADHALHLAKESGSNHYQFYQEGLHARSQRELALHTSLNKETICKEFSIYYQPIADVKTSTVFALDALLHWQHARLGLVGPEELYSYSDKQRKLNVITEWLIKAACQQFLKWEHLESKPLYVGVPIFLKQLESTQFIYRISQILQELGFKPERLLLEIKMNEAEIPYSSLIKAFNMLHYMGIKIALDHFGSDTFALSYLKNVSLHYLRLDPKLIEDITTNQKTVALIKSIQLLAQNLSIDLIVQGVETKEQANELKLLGCHLLEGHLISPAVSAYEIEQRMAEAILI; encoded by the coding sequence ATGGGGGTATTGTTTTTCATTTTAATCGGGGGTGGACTTGTTGCCTATCTCATTTATGATTTCATACGTAACACCCAATATATTATTTCTTTAAAAAAGTCGGTTGAATCGCATCAAGCCGACATAGTGAAATTGCAAACTGCCTTACAAGAAAAACAAATTGAAAGTAACACCTTAAAAACCCGACTTAATCATACCTTCGAAGATTCTGTTACGAAGTTATTAGGTTGGCAATTATTTGAAGACCGTTTGCAACAAGGTATTAAGGAAAGTGAACGATACCATTTCACGATGGGTATGGTTTTTGTTGATATTGATCAATTTAAAATTATTAATGATGCTTTAAGTTATGAAGTCGGAGATGCCTTACTAAGGCAGGTTGCTGAACGGTTACAAGATTCCATCCGTCAAGTTGATAGCATTGCACGCTTCGCCAAAGATACATTTGCTATACTATTGGCGCAATTGAATAAACCCGAAACAGCCGTAGTAGTTGCTCAGCGTATCTTACAATCCCTGAAAGCCCCTTTTTATATCATGGGTCATGAGCTCTACATCACTGTTGGTGTAGGTATCGCTATTTATCCCACGGACGGTCAAGATGCCCCTGCATTACTAAGAAGCGCTGACCATGCTTTACATCTGGCGAAAGAATCTGGAAGTAATCATTATCAATTTTATCAAGAGGGTTTACATGCGCGTAGCCAACGCGAGTTAGCACTTCATACCAGTCTGAACAAGGAAACGATTTGCAAGGAATTCAGTATTTATTACCAGCCGATAGCGGATGTAAAAACATCCACTGTGTTTGCGCTGGATGCTTTACTCCATTGGCAGCATGCTCGATTAGGATTAGTTGGTCCTGAAGAATTATATTCTTATTCGGATAAACAACGAAAATTAAATGTTATTACTGAATGGTTGATCAAAGCTGCATGTCAGCAATTTTTAAAATGGGAACATTTAGAATCAAAGCCTTTATATGTCGGCGTTCCTATTTTTCTGAAGCAGCTTGAAAGCACCCAATTTATTTATCGTATTTCACAAATCTTACAAGAACTTGGTTTCAAACCTGAACGATTATTACTTGAAATTAAAATGAATGAAGCGGAAATTCCTTATTCATCTTTAATCAAAGCTTTTAACATGCTGCATTATATGGGCATTAAAATTGCGCTCGATCATTTTGGCAGTGATACATTTGCACTGTCATATTTGAAAAATGTTTCGCTCCATTACCTACGCTTAGATCCTAAGCTTATTGAAGACATCACAACGAATCAAAAAACCGTTGCTTTAATTAAATCGATCCAATTGCTTGCGCAAAACTTATCAATCGATTTAATTGTTCAAGGTGTTGAAACGAAAGAGCAAGCGAATGAATTAAAGTTGTTAGGCTGTCATCTTTTAGAAGGACATTTAATTAGTCCTGCTGTAAGTGCTTATGAAATTGAGCAGCGGATGGCGGAAGCTATTTTAATTTGA
- the tolB gene encoding Tol-Pal system beta propeller repeat protein TolB — translation MRRVGISIILLAFFSFLPFSASAILSMELTQGITGAIPIAIVPFNKADTAMPEDVDKVITNDLQMSGRFKIYGRNESSKLQNNPRDFSKDYFKRLGTDHVVVGSVKALGNNRYEVAYQLLDMERVVLNYKYTVNEQGLRTLAHHISDAIYQQLTGTRGIFSTKIAYVVVNASPKGRQHTLEVSDHDGFNPRPLLKSPEPIMSPAWSPNGKQLAYVSFENRKAGIYLQDVNTGARRLLSQFPGINGAPSWSPDGQKLALVLSKGGSPNIYVMDINSHVMTQITHDTFINTEPAWSTNGKSLLYTSNRSGAPQIYQVDINNGSVNRISYDGDYNARASYTRDGKNVAMIHRVAGFYNIAVLDLNAGTTRVLTTSSRDSASPSVAPNGSMILYDTVYRGRNVLAMVSADGKVQLVLPDRNGQAQDPAWSPFLS, via the coding sequence ATGCGGCGAGTTGGGATCTCTATCATTCTATTAGCTTTTTTCAGTTTTTTGCCTTTTTCAGCCTCAGCTATCTTGAGCATGGAGCTTACGCAGGGGATTACAGGGGCCATACCTATTGCTATCGTCCCTTTTAATAAAGCTGACACGGCAATGCCTGAAGATGTCGATAAAGTCATTACCAATGATTTACAAATGAGCGGGCGATTTAAAATCTATGGGCGGAATGAATCGAGTAAGCTACAGAACAATCCGCGTGATTTCTCCAAAGATTATTTTAAGCGTTTAGGAACGGATCATGTCGTGGTAGGCAGTGTTAAAGCGCTTGGAAATAATCGCTATGAAGTAGCGTATCAATTGTTAGATATGGAACGTGTCGTTCTTAACTATAAATATACCGTTAATGAACAGGGGCTTCGCACCCTTGCACATCATATTAGTGATGCCATTTATCAGCAACTAACGGGAACTCGGGGTATTTTTTCCACTAAAATTGCTTATGTCGTTGTAAATGCTTCTCCTAAGGGGCGTCAACATACATTAGAAGTAAGTGATCACGATGGTTTCAACCCAAGGCCTTTACTTAAATCACCCGAACCCATTATGTCTCCGGCCTGGTCTCCCAATGGTAAGCAACTTGCTTATGTATCCTTTGAAAATCGTAAGGCAGGTATCTACTTACAAGATGTTAATACCGGTGCGAGACGATTACTTAGTCAATTCCCGGGTATCAATGGTGCGCCATCCTGGTCTCCAGATGGACAAAAGCTTGCCTTAGTTTTATCGAAAGGTGGCTCACCTAATATTTATGTGATGGATATCAACTCTCACGTAATGACCCAAATAACGCACGATACTTTTATCAACACGGAACCGGCATGGTCAACGAACGGAAAATCATTACTCTATACTTCAAATCGCAGTGGCGCCCCGCAAATTTATCAAGTCGATATCAATAATGGTAGTGTGAACCGCATTTCCTATGATGGTGATTACAATGCCCGTGCTTCTTATACGCGCGATGGGAAGAATGTCGCTATGATTCATCGGGTGGCTGGTTTTTATAATATTGCGGTCTTGGATTTGAATGCAGGGACCACACGCGTTTTAACAACTTCCTCGCGTGATAGTGCTTCTCCCAGTGTTGCCCCGAATGGCAGCATGATTTTATATGACACTGTTTATCGTGGGCGTAATGTTCTCGCGATGGTTTCAGCAGATGGTAAAGTGCAGCTAGTCTTACCCGATCGAAATGGGCAAGCCCAGGATCCTGCTTGGTCACCTTTTCTATCATGA